In Risungbinella massiliensis, a single window of DNA contains:
- a CDS encoding tetratricopeptide repeat protein, translating to MLYQKIKRKWTDMKDKRDKENPKVLFQEGFHLIFEKELNSPEEIDRGYALLQKAAELGHAEAMFWYGSGLERGYKTVQDIQSGVEWLKKSQSLGNKMAKQALVYHYLEQGDSQGVKWALELIEDGNEDLAIKLGEYWFAYHFEEKSDEIIRLLTPLVKKENLEALHLMGGVLLEKGDISGKDLLERSAVLGNTHSMYSLGYLYLTGDKGFSDQAKAHEYLRQAVEAQHVDAMFLYANLLMHEMTEQSTEEALTLLHQAAIHGHPMSMLHLAKRLLHERYPEEVQDEGVRWLIKAAESNFSEAMYELAKLYRDHPRYQNPEKYHHWFKKAMQIGQAEDAPWIQEALQNLTSPR from the coding sequence ATGTTGTATCAAAAAATAAAACGCAAATGGACCGATATGAAAGACAAGCGGGACAAAGAGAACCCAAAGGTTCTTTTTCAAGAGGGTTTTCACCTTATTTTTGAAAAAGAGCTAAATAGCCCAGAAGAGATCGATAGAGGGTATGCCTTGCTTCAAAAAGCTGCTGAGCTAGGTCATGCTGAAGCAATGTTTTGGTATGGATCTGGGCTTGAGAGAGGTTATAAGACAGTTCAAGATATACAATCTGGAGTAGAATGGCTAAAAAAGAGCCAGAGTTTAGGGAATAAAATGGCAAAACAAGCTCTTGTATACCATTACTTAGAACAAGGTGACTCTCAAGGCGTAAAGTGGGCATTGGAATTGATTGAAGATGGGAACGAAGATCTTGCGATCAAGCTAGGGGAATATTGGTTTGCATACCATTTTGAAGAAAAATCAGACGAGATTATACGATTATTAACACCCTTAGTCAAAAAAGAAAATCTAGAAGCCTTACATCTAATGGGAGGTGTATTGCTTGAAAAAGGAGATATCTCGGGCAAAGATCTATTAGAACGCTCTGCCGTCTTAGGTAATACACATTCTATGTATTCATTGGGCTATCTTTATCTAACAGGTGATAAAGGATTCTCGGATCAAGCGAAAGCACATGAATATTTAAGACAAGCAGTCGAAGCCCAGCATGTAGATGCAATGTTTCTATATGCCAATCTACTAATGCATGAGATGACAGAACAGTCAACTGAGGAAGCCCTGACTCTATTACATCAAGCCGCTATACATGGTCATCCAATGTCTATGCTTCACTTAGCAAAGAGACTGTTGCATGAACGATATCCAGAAGAGGTGCAGGATGAGGGTGTTCGTTGGTTGATCAAAGCGGCAGAAAGTAATTTTAGTGAAGCCATGTATGAGCTCGCCAAATTATATCGAGATCATCCTCGATATCAGAACCCCGAGAAGTACCATCATTGGTTTAAGAAAGCAATGCAAATAGGACAAGCTGAGGATGCACCTTGGATTCAAGAGGCATTACAAAATTTGACTTCTCCAAGATAG
- a CDS encoding type II toxin-antitoxin system PemK/MazF family toxin, with the protein MMVKRGDVYFADLSPVVGSEQGGVRPVLVLQNDIGNRFSPTVIVAAITAQIQKAKLPTHVEIDATLYGFDRDSVILLEQIRTIDKQRLTDKITHLDDEMMLKVNEALQISLGLIDF; encoded by the coding sequence GTGATGGTGAAGCGTGGCGATGTTTATTTTGCCGATCTTTCTCCGGTAGTCGGTTCAGAACAAGGTGGGGTTCGCCCTGTTCTCGTTTTACAAAACGATATCGGTAATCGCTTTAGCCCCACTGTCATCGTCGCCGCGATCACAGCTCAGATCCAAAAAGCTAAACTACCTACACACGTGGAGATTGATGCGACATTATATGGGTTTGACCGAGATTCAGTTATTTTGCTTGAGCAAATTCGAACCATTGACAAACAGCGCCTCACAGATAAAATTACTCATCTTGATGATGAGATGATGTTGAAAGTAAATGAAGCACTGCAAATCAGTCTCGGATTAATTGATTTTTAA